One part of the Aurantibacillus circumpalustris genome encodes these proteins:
- a CDS encoding tetratricopeptide repeat protein, which translates to MKKIEIIVFGIVLLFYLNNIFGFEIESGVYALVHFLAFLYISFLGYQLYIPDEYTNKVKSTFFAIFCGVAFASGIMGFTLKIFNMPNAILLLLNAPNLVLFFLLIHLLRRNRKNALIEKVKYYKGLIIRCSVIITLSVIILFLPLDFINIYLNRNIPTLHSRGLAQKNYKLAMQLSENKEYEQSLVFSQKAIEFYEIGYDTTYFDGFIAQYRAYWGLIEKNIYEGSDDKVLENIYAIQRPLRILYGDSSQENAYLKTLLGELYVRAEKYNKADSLFIEALNLYENHFKTKNIYYALTLKLLANSYREQYYYQQAIKVYQSAVIILTSGSKNYNSLQFKDQPEDIIINTLAGVYADIGWTYSKRQIYDSADAYFEKAFDTKTYSQSHDYSISLTNYAFHVLNKGDFRKAKALMEQSLNRVFKINGENTYYYLNVLNGLNIVNIALADYKEAEQGCNKSIKILEKITSSKDNFYGSLLLRLGLVKHYQGFYETAENLFNEALSYTNNTTIQYADILDALSSLKCDLTQYQAALDQAQMAKKIAIIYFEEKNNPYLTQYIRSEAYINYLIENTNESEKLYEQCLSIDTTNKMEDKISFGSTLNGIGLIKSRKNRFIEADTLFNRTMRIYEMQIGKNHPDYATVLYNKAYLRLKEGKLSESENLFQQALEIINKTLDSQHDKIADNLTGLGEIRLKEKRKNEALKYFTQANEIYKAKFKSDHKKVILTSKYISLSK; encoded by the coding sequence ATGAAGAAAATAGAAATCATAGTTTTTGGTATAGTCTTACTTTTTTATCTGAATAATATTTTTGGATTTGAAATTGAATCTGGGGTTTATGCACTTGTCCACTTTTTGGCTTTCTTATATATTTCATTTTTAGGTTATCAGTTGTACATACCAGATGAATACACCAATAAGGTAAAGTCAACTTTCTTTGCAATTTTTTGCGGTGTGGCTTTCGCTTCAGGTATTATGGGTTTCACACTCAAAATCTTTAATATGCCTAACGCTATACTGTTATTATTAAATGCCCCGAATCTAGTTTTATTTTTTCTACTTATACATCTATTACGCAGAAACAGAAAGAATGCATTAATTGAAAAAGTCAAATATTATAAAGGACTTATAATTAGATGTTCCGTTATTATTACTTTGAGTGTAATTATACTTTTCCTTCCATTAGATTTCATCAACATTTATCTCAATAGAAATATACCTACTTTGCACAGTAGAGGTTTGGCTCAAAAAAATTATAAATTGGCAATGCAGCTTTCAGAAAACAAAGAATATGAGCAAAGCCTTGTTTTTTCACAAAAGGCAATAGAGTTTTATGAAATCGGATATGACACAACTTATTTCGATGGTTTTATAGCTCAGTATAGAGCATATTGGGGTCTTATCGAGAAAAATATTTATGAAGGTTCTGACGATAAAGTTCTCGAAAATATTTATGCCATACAACGACCTCTTAGAATTCTTTACGGAGACAGCTCTCAAGAAAATGCATATTTAAAAACCCTTTTAGGCGAGCTGTATGTGCGAGCTGAAAAATACAATAAAGCCGATTCACTATTCATTGAGGCCCTGAACTTGTATGAAAATCATTTTAAAACTAAAAACATTTATTATGCATTAACTTTGAAATTGCTAGCAAATTCCTATCGAGAACAATACTATTATCAACAGGCGATTAAAGTTTACCAATCGGCCGTAATTATACTGACAAGTGGTTCCAAGAACTATAACAGCTTACAATTTAAGGATCAACCAGAGGACATTATCATTAATACGCTTGCAGGCGTCTATGCTGATATCGGTTGGACATATTCAAAAAGGCAAATTTATGATTCGGCAGATGCATATTTTGAGAAAGCGTTTGATACAAAGACATATTCACAATCTCATGACTACTCAATTTCTCTCACTAATTACGCCTTTCATGTTTTAAACAAAGGAGATTTTCGTAAAGCAAAAGCCTTAATGGAACAATCTCTAAATAGAGTTTTTAAAATTAATGGGGAAAATACTTATTATTACTTAAATGTGCTTAATGGATTAAACATAGTTAATATAGCGCTAGCTGACTACAAGGAAGCTGAACAAGGCTGTAATAAGTCAATCAAAATTCTTGAAAAAATCACTTCTTCAAAAGATAACTTCTATGGGAGTTTACTCCTAAGGCTAGGATTAGTTAAGCATTACCAAGGATTTTATGAAACGGCAGAAAATTTATTTAATGAAGCTTTAAGTTATACTAACAATACAACCATTCAATACGCAGACATCTTAGATGCCTTATCAAGTTTAAAATGTGATTTAACACAGTATCAAGCCGCATTAGATCAGGCGCAAATGGCTAAAAAAATTGCAATCATATACTTTGAGGAAAAGAATAACCCATATTTGACACAGTACATCAGGAGTGAAGCATACATAAATTACCTTATTGAAAACACAAACGAATCTGAAAAATTATACGAGCAATGTCTTTCAATTGATACTACTAATAAAATGGAAGATAAAATAAGCTTTGGTTCTACACTAAATGGGATAGGACTTATAAAAAGTAGAAAAAATAGATTTATAGAAGCGGACACTTTGTTTAACAGAACGATGAGAATATATGAAATGCAAATTGGAAAAAATCACCCTGATTATGCAACTGTGCTTTATAATAAAGCCTATCTGAGGCTTAAAGAAGGGAAATTATCAGAATCCGAAAATCTATTTCAACAGGCATTAGAAATAATAAATAAAACACTTGACAGCCAACACGATAAGATAGCCGATAACTTAACAGGTTTAGGCGAAATCAGATTAAAAGAAAAAAGAAAAAATGAAGCTTTGAAATATTTTACGCAGGCAAATGAGATTTATAAGGCGAAATTTAAATCTGATCATAAGAAAGTTATTTTGACATCAAAATATATTTCTTTGTCGAAATAG